A stretch of Arachis hypogaea cultivar Tifrunner chromosome 15, arahy.Tifrunner.gnm2.J5K5, whole genome shotgun sequence DNA encodes these proteins:
- the LOC140179458 gene encoding uncharacterized protein, producing MEKLDVFQPIPVILNGSNYAHWVEAMREFLKGRKLWRYVTDGASKSKEDAEKDYAEKLEDWDSKNHQIITWFRNTSTPGIHLQFGHFETAKEVWDHLAKRYTISDLAHQYQLLKELHSLKQERGQAVFDFLAQMEIIWDQLTSCEPVLKDPTDTKAYEDYRNRTRLIQFLMALTDDYEPVRASLLHQNPLPSLEDALPCLKYEETHLGLLCSKSETVFAATDRKDKICRNCNRPGHSFSDCPSIECHKCKQKGHIGSNCPKLFCHYCKLSGHLIATCPTRPPRSDQNKYQSRPNNSPHVPASTAAAATESTSSTSLNTPSVSPSDIESLLKQLLSFSGNTPATLSTSPGNSKWYFDSGCFNHMSPLRHLFSSLSPTTNTPSVNTANGSLLHDRRTGKIIGTDCKVGRLFELENLHVPSTNLCAASSPSTLHLWHRRLAHSSLEKLCPLISTGVLGQVQNESLLLVDTLSEFSCPGTSQQNGRTERKHRHILDSVRAMLISSSCPERAWGEAAYSDTDWAGDPTDCRSTTEAEYRAFTNTTVEVISVRWLLEDLGTHQLSPTDIFCDNRSAIQIAHNDVFHECTKYIIDVVRLIAVGTLDQIADIFTKTHHPTRFRTLLSKFKLVS from the exons ATGGAAAAATTGGATGTCTTTCAGCCTATTCCTGTTATCCTTAATGGCTCCAACTATGCACATTGGGTTGAAGCTATGCGAGAATTTCTTAAAGGGCGAAAATTATGGCGATATGTGACTG ATGGTGCCTCCAAATCCAAGGAGGATGCTGAGAAGGACTATGCAGAGAAATTGGAAGATTGGGATAGTAAAAATCATCAGATTATCACTTGGTTCCGCAACACTTCTACTCCTGGTATTCATTTACAGTTTGGGCATTTTGAAACTGCTAAAGAGGTATGGGATCATTTGGCAAAACGTTACACTATTTCTGATCTCGCTCATCAGTACCAACTGCTTAAGGAACTTCATAGCCTTAAGCAAGAACGTGGCCAAGCAGtttttgattttcttgctcagatGGAGATTATTTGGGATCAGTTGACCTCTTGTGAGCCTGTTCTTAAAGATCCCACTGATACTAAGGCATATGAGGATTATCGGAACCGAACACGTCTCATCCAATTTCTGATGGCACTTACTGATGACTATGAGCCGGTCAGGGCTTCTCTTCTTCATCAGAATCCCTTGCCTAGTCTTGAAGATGCTCTTCCTTGTCTTAAGTATGAAGAAACGCACTTGGGATTGCTTTGTTCTAAAAGTGAAACTGTCTTTGCTGCCACCGACAGAAAGGACAAAATCTGTCGAAACTGTAACCGGCCTGGGCATTCCTTCTCCGACTGTCCTTCTATTGAATGTCATAAGTGCAAACAAAAAGGCCACATTGGCTCCAACTGCCCGAAACTGTTCTGCCATTATTGTAAGCTCTCGGGTCACTTGATTGCTACCTGTCCTACTCGACCACCACGTTCAGATCAGAACAAGTATCAATCTCGTCCCAACAACTCTCCGCATGTGCCTGCCtctactgctgctgctgctactgAGTCCACCTCTTCCACATCTCTCAACACACCTTCTGTCTCTCCATCAGATATTGAATCCCTTCTTAAgcaacttctctctttttctggtaatacccctgcTACTCTTTCCACCtctccaggtaattctaaatggtattttgattctGGTTGTTTCAATCATATGTCTCCTTTGCGTCATCTTTTTTCGTCGTTGTCTCCCACTACAAATACACCTTCTGTCAACACTGCTAATGGTTCCCTCTTGCAT GATCGTCGGACGGGAAAGATCATCGGGACTGACTGTAAGGTCGGACGCTTATTTGAGCTCGAGAACCTTCATGTTCCCTCTacaaatctctgtgctgcttccTCTCCATCTACACTTCACTTGTGGCACCGTCGTCTTGCCCATAGCTCCTTAGAAAAATTGTGTCCTCTTATATCTACGGGTGTTTTAGGTCAAGTTCAAAATGAGTCTTTACTTCTTGTC gatactttgtccgagttttcttgtcctggtacctCTCAACAAAATGGCAGAACTGAGCGTAAACACCGTCATATTCTTGACTCTGTCCGTGCGATGCTTATTTCCTCTTCCTGTCCTGAACgtgcttggggtgaagct GCATACTCCGATACTGATTGGGCCGGTGATCCCACTGAttgtcgttctactactg aagctgagtaccgtgccTTCACTAACACCACTGTTGAGGTTATAtcggttcgttggcttctcgaagatctgGGTACTCATCAGTTGTCCCCTACTGatattttttgtgataaccgcagtgctattcagattgcccataatgatgtATTTCATGAATGCACCAAATACATTATTGATGTtgttcgtctcattgctgttggTACACTAGATCAGattgctgatatcttcacgaaaactcatcacccgactcgtttcCGAACTTTGTTATCCAAATTCAAGTTGGTATCTtga
- the LOC112751899 gene encoding RNA-binding protein 2, with amino-acid sequence MTDGFWNRQQQAMLPHAGMLKRPRSDYDIPTSGLTSGNELHNYIARDNDRTGHGMIKDTKTIGSAYDRYLQSGQLSSFTSGEASTIGGLGLSRGVGGLPGQSLSDPSIIGRHGVGGPDLAPNGRGVGYGGQLPGDAVSRPGPETVPLPPDASSTLYVEGLPSDSKRREVAHIFRPFVGYREVRLVSKESKHRGGDPLILCFVDFANPAFAATAMSALQGYKVDELNPESSHLRLQFSRFPGPRSGAGPRGGGGGKR; translated from the exons ATGACCGACGGCTTCTGGAACCGCCAGCAGCAGGCCATGCTCCCTCACGCCGGCATGCTCAAGCGACCTCGTTCCGACTACG ATATACCAACTTCTGGTCTGACATCAGGTAATGAGTTGCATAATTATATTGCTCGTGACAATGACCGAACTGGTCATGGAATGATAAAGGACACAAAAACAATTGGGTCTGCATATGACCGCTACCTTCAGAGTGGG CAACTTTCTTCATTCACTTCCGGCGAAGCTAGTACAATTGGTGGTCTCGGATTGTCAAGGGGAGTTGGTGGATTGCCAGGTCAGTCATTAAGTGATCCTTCTATAATTGGGCGTCATGGAGTTGGCGGTCCTGATCTTGCTCCAAATGGGCGGGGGGTTGGTTATGGTGGTCAGCTACCAGGAGATGCAGTTTCTAGGCCAGGGCCAGAAACGGTTCCCCTACCTCCGGATGCTTCAAGTACTTTATATGTTGAAGGTCTCCCTTCTGATAGCAAAAGAAGGGAAGTGGCTC ACATTTTTCGTCCTTTTGTTGGATATAGAGAAGTGAGGCTTGTGAGCAAAGAATCCAAACAT CGTGGTGGAGATCCTCTTATTCTTTGTTTTGTGGATTTTGCAAATCCAGCTTTTGCAGCAACTGCAATGAGTGCCTTGCAAG GGTACAAAGTAGATGAACTCAATCCCGAGTCTAGTCACCTTCGGCTTCAGTTCTCTCGATTTCCTGGTCCTAGAAGTGGAGCTGGACCtcgtggcggtggcggtggcaaGAGGTGA